A region of Nostoc sp. KVJ3 DNA encodes the following proteins:
- a CDS encoding FkbM family methyltransferase — protein sequence MLSNLYRFYKELLLVKNFLPLPLYIRWISGITKYFNTLIKTKSLGLLDKSLNESFSINFNGKKLYFNNLDFGVIREIYGHLCYVQLGKLKDAKHILDLGANGGAFTIFALAEAPQAQVYAVEAQSEFVNIIKHNVKQNLYENRLEVKCAVVGGFYDDWTQSLLKLNPQIQEFNIYEYIEGVGTCDFLKCDVEGGEFHLFQGDLYWTQSVRSMALEYHPNKGDVDELEKILQSQGFIVKRAEHTNLGYFYCTRE from the coding sequence ATGCTTAGTAATTTATATCGTTTCTATAAGGAATTATTGCTAGTTAAAAATTTTCTACCTTTACCTTTATATATACGTTGGATATCAGGAATAACAAAATATTTCAATACTTTAATAAAAACCAAAAGTTTAGGACTATTGGATAAAAGTTTAAATGAATCATTTAGTATAAATTTTAACGGAAAAAAACTTTATTTCAATAATCTTGATTTTGGAGTTATACGTGAAATATATGGACATTTATGTTACGTTCAGTTAGGTAAATTAAAAGATGCAAAACACATACTGGATTTAGGAGCAAATGGTGGAGCATTTACAATATTTGCACTTGCTGAAGCACCTCAAGCACAAGTTTATGCAGTAGAAGCACAATCAGAATTTGTCAATATTATTAAACATAATGTTAAACAAAATTTATACGAAAATCGTCTAGAAGTTAAATGTGCTGTAGTTGGTGGATTTTATGATGATTGGACACAATCATTACTGAAATTAAATCCTCAAATACAAGAATTTAATATTTATGAATACATAGAAGGTGTGGGAACTTGTGATTTTTTAAAATGTGACGTTGAAGGGGGTGAATTCCATTTATTTCAAGGAGATTTATATTGGACTCAATCTGTTAGAAGTATGGCATTAGAATATCATCCAAATAAAGGTGATGTAGATGAATTAGAGAAAATTTTACAATCACAGGGCTTTATAGTGAAACGAGCAGAACACACAAACCTTGGTTACTTCTATTGTACAAGAGAATAG
- a CDS encoding glycosyltransferase, giving the protein MQNQLKILHYIPVYAPAWQFGGPVLSVSQLCEGLAALGHEVEVFTSNAGLNNQLELPLNQTVIRNGVKVTYFQQEPGMGIHCPGMEQAVTARAREFDIIHITGVWQRTSGAACKAAKNQGVPYVVSPRGALGPYSWQQKTAKKILYYLCQERFNVTNAAAVHYTSNQELQECLWLKLPGKSFIIPNGLNTEFWQPALEEAKIWRKSQNLSEDDFILLNVGRLHHKKGLDLLPQALAPLQHLNWRMIFVGGDDDGTKAKLKQQFQAANLSDRVMFLESCEPKKLPAIYSAANLFVLPSRHENFGNVVVESLTCGCPVLISDKVGLHDEVAEGGVGWVRSRVASEWTEAIGELIEFPSKIQTLIFKSRAWIENLFSIDKTSLHTANYYIQIRHKHYA; this is encoded by the coding sequence ATGCAAAACCAACTCAAGATTCTACACTACATCCCTGTTTACGCCCCAGCTTGGCAATTCGGTGGCCCTGTACTTAGCGTTAGCCAACTTTGTGAAGGATTAGCCGCCCTTGGTCATGAAGTAGAAGTGTTTACTTCTAATGCTGGGTTAAATAATCAATTAGAATTGCCCCTCAACCAGACAGTCATCCGTAATGGAGTCAAAGTCACATATTTTCAGCAAGAACCAGGAATGGGTATTCATTGTCCAGGTATGGAGCAAGCAGTAACAGCAAGAGCCAGGGAATTTGACATTATCCATATCACAGGTGTTTGGCAGCGTACCAGTGGAGCCGCCTGCAAAGCAGCCAAAAATCAAGGTGTTCCCTATGTTGTTTCGCCTAGAGGCGCACTTGGTCCTTACTCCTGGCAGCAAAAAACAGCTAAAAAAATACTGTATTATTTATGCCAAGAACGCTTCAATGTGACAAATGCAGCTGCTGTCCACTACACTAGCAACCAAGAATTACAAGAGTGTCTTTGGCTAAAACTACCGGGAAAATCTTTTATCATTCCCAACGGCTTAAACACTGAGTTTTGGCAACCTGCTTTAGAAGAAGCAAAAATATGGCGTAAATCTCAAAACCTTAGTGAAGATGACTTTATACTTTTGAATGTAGGCCGTCTCCACCACAAAAAAGGGTTAGATTTATTACCTCAAGCTTTAGCACCCTTACAACATCTCAACTGGCGGATGATTTTTGTCGGTGGCGATGATGATGGCACTAAAGCAAAACTAAAGCAGCAGTTTCAAGCAGCAAACCTATCAGACAGAGTTATGTTTCTAGAAAGTTGCGAACCTAAGAAACTCCCAGCCATATACTCTGCTGCTAATTTGTTTGTCTTGCCCAGCCGTCATGAAAATTTTGGTAATGTCGTTGTCGAGTCTCTAACCTGTGGATGTCCGGTTTTAATTTCCGACAAAGTAGGGCTACATGATGAGGTAGCTGAAGGTGGCGTGGGGTGGGTGCGTTCTAGAGTTGCATCAGAGTGGACTGAGGCTATTGGGGAATTGATTGAATTTCCCAGTAAAATCCAAACCCTAATATTTAAATCCAGAGCATGGATAGAAAATCTTTTCTCCATTGATAAAACTTCCCTACACACAGCAAATTATTATATTCAGATTAGACATAAACATTATGCTTAG
- the asnB gene encoding asparagine synthase (glutamine-hydrolyzing) → MCGIYGYIGREDFNSSNILAALHHRGPDSQGTWQRTVGANQIHLLHTRLAILDLSPAGHQPMVDPKTGNVIIFNGEIYNFLELRQELKAHGVEFISHSDTEVLLLGYRVWGEQIVERLDGMFAFLLFDSIQQRLLVARDHIGIKPLYYAQTRGGGIALASEVRALMRSGLVATGWDEQSIYEYLIYGSVQEPRTIRQTIKAFPPAHYAYIDLRTDLATISTPIRYWNLAQHAHNHIREPTDTSHTEVLLHTLKEQIIADVPVGLFLSAGIDSTVLASMLAPVMQGHLSTFTFDLQDSTRDESNLAAMTAKKLQLKHYVAYLSQETLNTWLVDSFTAMDQPSSDGTNTYLISRASLEHGITVVLSGCGADELHGGYPHFASIAKLYQLGKYLGDMKSLLLPWIENIKGWHKHSIYQERLNLLFQQIDSPSRMLRETRRFFTPNQISAFLPVAPDFYNLVANWDDETDSKLNLDVETLISLGEIKGYLKNTLLRDSDWATMANQQELRIPYLGRRYMEKVIQIPWSHKRTTKKNKKPLLSSQIPPTLQHALHRQKTGFDLDYAMYLSGPLRDCLHAAFTHLNQAHGFQLNADQVEHDLKIGDPAKQVRRYWALTSLGFYLQKHS, encoded by the coding sequence ATGTGCGGTATATACGGCTATATCGGTAGAGAAGACTTTAATTCATCAAATATATTAGCTGCTCTGCATCATCGAGGCCCTGATTCCCAAGGTACATGGCAAAGAACTGTAGGAGCAAACCAGATTCACCTACTGCATACTCGTCTGGCAATTCTTGACCTTAGTCCTGCGGGGCACCAGCCTATGGTAGATCCAAAAACGGGTAATGTGATTATTTTTAATGGGGAAATTTATAACTTCTTGGAATTACGCCAAGAATTAAAAGCACACGGTGTAGAGTTTATCTCTCATAGTGATACAGAAGTTTTGTTATTAGGTTATCGTGTCTGGGGTGAGCAAATAGTGGAACGCCTAGACGGTATGTTTGCTTTTTTATTATTTGACTCTATTCAACAACGCCTGTTAGTAGCACGGGATCACATTGGAATTAAACCACTATACTATGCTCAAACTCGCGGCGGAGGCATTGCTTTAGCATCGGAAGTACGAGCATTAATGAGGTCTGGATTAGTAGCAACAGGCTGGGACGAACAGAGTATCTATGAGTATTTAATATATGGCAGCGTTCAAGAGCCACGTACTATCCGACAAACGATTAAAGCTTTTCCCCCTGCTCATTATGCTTATATTGATTTGCGGACAGACTTAGCCACTATATCTACCCCAATTCGTTATTGGAATTTAGCTCAACACGCACACAATCACATAAGAGAACCGACTGACACAAGTCATACCGAAGTTTTGCTACATACTCTCAAAGAGCAGATTATTGCTGATGTTCCTGTGGGTTTATTTTTGTCAGCCGGAATAGACAGTACAGTGCTTGCTAGTATGTTAGCTCCAGTTATGCAAGGTCATCTCTCTACTTTTACCTTCGATTTACAAGACTCTACTAGAGATGAGAGTAACTTGGCAGCTATGACTGCAAAGAAACTCCAGCTCAAACATTATGTAGCCTACCTATCTCAAGAAACACTAAATACTTGGTTAGTTGATAGCTTTACAGCAATGGATCAACCCTCATCAGATGGTACAAATACTTATCTTATTTCGAGAGCTTCATTAGAACACGGCATAACCGTTGTTCTTAGTGGTTGTGGTGCGGATGAGTTACATGGTGGCTATCCTCATTTTGCTTCCATAGCAAAGTTATATCAACTAGGAAAGTATTTAGGTGATATGAAGTCTCTACTTCTGCCTTGGATAGAAAATATCAAGGGCTGGCATAAGCATTCTATTTATCAAGAAAGATTAAATCTTTTATTCCAGCAAATAGATTCGCCTTCCAGAATGTTAAGAGAAACGCGGCGTTTCTTTACCCCTAATCAAATATCTGCCTTTTTGCCCGTAGCACCAGATTTTTACAATCTAGTGGCAAATTGGGATGATGAAACAGACAGCAAACTCAATCTTGATGTGGAAACTTTAATTTCTCTTGGTGAAATTAAAGGCTACCTAAAAAATACCTTACTAAGAGATAGCGACTGGGCGACAATGGCGAATCAGCAAGAATTACGCATACCCTATTTAGGTAGGCGCTATATGGAAAAAGTAATTCAAATTCCTTGGAGTCATAAACGAACAACTAAAAAAAACAAAAAACCCCTTTTATCTAGTCAGATTCCGCCAACCTTACAGCACGCTCTGCACCGTCAGAAAACAGGCTTTGATTTAGATTATGCAATGTATTTAAGCGGCCCTCTACGAGACTGTTTACACGCAGCTTTTACTCACCTTAATCAAGCTCACGGCTTTCAGCTGAATGCCGACCAAGTAGAACATGATTTAAAAATTGGCGACCCGGCAAAACAAGTTCGTCGTTACTGGGCGCTGACGAGCCTTGGGTTTTATCTACAAAAGCATAGCTAG